A portion of the Musa acuminata AAA Group cultivar baxijiao chromosome BXJ1-1, Cavendish_Baxijiao_AAA, whole genome shotgun sequence genome contains these proteins:
- the LOC135587136 gene encoding myb-related protein Hv33-like, with amino-acid sequence MFSVFFFLLVGLQRCGKSCRLRWINYLRPDLKRGSFSQEEEGLIIALHQVLGNRWSQIASRLPGRTDNEIKNLWHSRIKKKLRQMGIDPITHRPLSEAAAVQEQEICSSNPVLATSFEHFPWIQTQECLDRSLDQNDLLANAGLAECSRVLDVPETYGHGESSSNSSNCDCHVLREEVLSWTCEGGWEPATHMQINGVETCEGESSAWQEKKQHHVASTDDGGSLPMRSLDRDFTNDDCGVTHEALKSILNADLFRSLE; translated from the exons ATGTTCAGTGtgttcttctttcttcttgtagGACTACAACGATGTGGAAAGAGTTGCAGACTGAGGTGGATCAACTATTTGAGGCCAGACCTCAAGAGGGGAAGCTTTTCCCAGGAAGAAGAAGGTTTGATCATTGCACTGCATCAAGTTCTGGGCAACAG GTGGTCACAAATTGCGTCTCGATTGCCGGGAAGAACAGACAATGAGATCAAGAACTTGTGGCATTCGCGCATCAAGAAGAAGCTTCGGCAAATGGGGATCGATCCGATCACCCATAGGCCACTGAGTGAGGCAGCAGCGGTGCAAGAACAGGAGATCTGCTCGAGCAATCCAGTCCTTGCCACCTCCTTTGAACACTTCCCATGGATTCAAACCCAGGAATGCCTCGACCGGTCACTCGATCAGAATGACTTGCTAGCCAATGCTGGACTAGCCGAATGCAGCAGGGTGTTGGATGTGCCAGAGACATATGGCCATGGAGAGAGCTCGAGTAACAGCAGCAACTGCGACTGCCATGTGCTACGAGAAGAAGTCCTGAGTTGGACTTGTGAAGGTGGGTGGGAACCAGCGACTCACATGCAGATCAATGGAGTGGAGACTTGTGAGGGTGAGTCGAGCGCATGGCAAGAGAAGAAGCAGCATCATGTGGCAAGCACAGATGATGGCGGCAGCCTTCCAATGAGATCGCTGGACCGCGATTTCACGAACGATGACTGCGGTGTCACTCATGAGGCTTTGAAGAGTATACTCAACGCGGATCTCTTTCGGAGTTTGGAATGA
- the LOC103997545 gene encoding DNA replication licensing factor MCM4, translating into MASSDLSPSYGASSPDGRSSPIANSNSSPANGTAGRGTKRRRRAPSTSPYPSPGPYLAPPLPRTAAAMPSADVPPSFTPSSSRRRLRRHETVTPSTPMSADESFPPSSEAGDDFDPVDPEYADSTPVFVWGTNISVQDVNAAILRFLRHFRDPRETGRGNGLMEEGKYMRAVHRIMELEGGESLDVDAHDVFDYDPDLYGKMVRYPLEVLAIFDIVLMDLVARIDPLFEKHIQTRIFNLKSSVCMRNLNPSDIEKMVSVKGMIIRCSSIIPEVKEAIFRCLVCGHHSEPILVDRGRINEPTRCGRQECLAMNSMTLVHNRCRFADKQIVKLQETPDEIPEGGTPHTVSILMHDKLVDSGKPGDRVEITGIYRAMSVRVGPTQRMVKSIFKTYIDCLHLKKTDKSRLHIDDLMDVDNSSNSRTIENDTPDYQDKVDKLKELSKLPDIYDRLTRSLAPNIWELDDVKRGLLCQLFGGNALKLVSGASFRGDINILLVGDPGTSKSQLLQYIHKLSPRGIYTSGRGSSAVGLTAYVSKDPETGETVLESGALVLSDRGVCCIDEFDKMSENARSMLHEVMEQQTVSIAKAGIIASLNARTSVLACANPSESRYNPRLSVIDNIHLPPTLLSRFDLIYLILDKADEQTDRRLAKHIVSLHFKNPETVVQDVLDLPTLVAYISYARKHIHPQISDEAAEELTRQYVEMRKRGNAPGSRKKVITATARQIESLIRLSEALARMRFSEWVEVRDVAEAFRLLEVALQQSATDHSTGTIDMDLIMTGISASERTRRENLVAATRNLVMEKLQLGGPSTRLTELLEELRKQSSIEVHLNDLRNALATLMSEGVVVLHGDCVKRI; encoded by the exons ATGGCTTCCTCCGATCTCTCACCCTCCTATG GTGCATCGTCCCCGGATGGACGATCGAGCCCGATCGCCAACAGCAACTCTTCCCCGGCCAATGGAACCGCCGGGCGTGGTACCAAGCGGCGCCGACGGGCCCCCTCCACCAGCCCATACCCCTCGCCCGGCCCCTATCTGGCCCCTCCTTTGCCTCGCACCGCCGCCGCAATGCCGTCCGCCGACGTCCCTCCCTCCTTTACCCCCTCTAGCTCCCGCCGCCGGTTGAGGCGCCATGAGACGGTGACCCCCTCCACTCCCATGTCCGCCGACGAGAGCTTCCCCCCGTCCTCCGAGGCTGGGGACGATTTTGACCCGGTGGACCCTGAGTACGCGGACTCCACTCCCGTGTTCGTCTGGGGGACCAATATCAGCGTGCAGGACGTGAACGCGGCCATCCTCCGTTTCCTCCGCCACTTCCGTGACCCGAGGGAGACCGGTCGGGGGAACGGCCTAATGGAGGAGGGGAAGTACATGCGGGCCGTGCACCGCATCATGGAGTTGGAGGGCGGGGAGTCTTTGGACGTCGATGCCCACGACGTGTTCGATTACGATCCCGACCTCTATGGCAAGATGGTTAGGTATCCGCTCGAGGTGCTCGCCATCTTCGACATCGTCCTCATGGACTTGGTCGCTCGGATCGATCCGTTGTTTGAGAAGCACATACAAACTCGGATTTTTAATCTCAAGTCCTCGGTGTGCATGAGAAATCTCAATCCCTCTG ACATCGAGAAGATGGTGTCTGTGAAGGGGATGATAATTCGGTGCAGCTCCATAATACCTGAGGTTAAGGAGGCTATATTTCGTTGCCTAGTCTGTGGTCATCACTCAGAACCCATCCTTGTCGACAGAG gacgAATAAATGAACCTACTAGGTGTGGAAGGCAGGAATGTCTGGCCATGAACTCAATGACTCTGGTTCACAATCGATGCAG ATTTGCAGATAAACAGATTGTGAAGTTGCAGGAGACACCAGATGAGATACCAGAAGGAGGGACTCCACACACTGTCAGTATTTTGATGCATGACAAACTTGTGGACTCTGGAAAACCTGGAGACAGAGTTGAG ATTACAGGTATATATAGAGCAATGAGTGTCAGAGTAGGGCCAACTCAGAGGATGGTAAAGTCTATATTTAAG ACGTACATTGATTGCCTTCATTTAAAGAAGACAGATAAGTCTAGGCTTCACATAGATGATCTGATGGATGTTGATAATAGTTCCAATAGCAGGACAATCGAAAACGATACTCCTGATTATCAAGATAAG GTAGATAAACTAAAGGAGCTATCGAAATTGCCTGATATATATGACAGGCTAACCAGGTCCCTGGCGCCAAACATATGGGAATTGGATGATGTGAAAAGAGGTCTTCTCTGCCAG CTTTTTGGGGGCAATGCTCTTAAGCTTGTATCTGGGGCTAGCTTCCGAGGTGACATCAATATCTTGTTAGTTGGAGATCCTGGGACCAGTAAATCTCAGCTGCTTCAGTACATCCACAAACTTTCTCCACGAGGCATTTACACAAGTGGGAGAGGGAGCTCTGCAGTCGGTTTGACTGCTTATGTTTCTAAGGACCCAGAGACTGGTGAAACT GTTCTTGAAAGTGGTGCATTGGTTTTGAGTGACAGAGGTGTTTGCTGTATTGATGAGTTTGATAAAATGTCTGAAAATGCACGCAGCATGTTGCACGAG GTAATGGAACAGCAAACTGTATCAATTGCAAAGGCTGGAATAATTGCTTCTTTAAATGCCAGGACTTCAGTCTTGGCTTGTGCAAATCCTAGTGAATCTCGTTATAATCCTCGGCTCTCAGTGATTGATAACATCCACCTTCCTCCGACATTGCTTTCCAG GTTTGATTTGATTTATCTGATTTTGGACAAAGCGGATGAACAAACAGACAGACGTCTGGCTAAGCATATTGTCTCTTTGCATTTTAAAAATCCTGAG ACAGTAGTGCAGGATGTTCTTGACCTTCCTACCTTAGTTGCATACATCAGCTATGCAAGGAAGCACATTCATCCACAGATATCTGATGAAGCTGCTGAAGAATTGACACGCCAGTATGTTGAAATGAGGAAAAGAGGAAATGCACCAGGAAGCAGGAAGAAG GTTATTACTGCAACAGCTAGGCAAATTGAGAGCTTAATTCGCCTTAGTGAAGCATTAGCTCGCATGCGATTTTCAGAATGG GTTGAAGTTCGAGACGTGGCAGAAGCATTTAGATTGTTGGAAGTTGCATTGCAGCAATCAGCAACAGATCATTCCACTG GGACTATTGATATGGATCTTATCATGACTGGAATCTCTGCAAGTGAAAGGACTAGACGTGAGAATCTAGTTGCCGCAACGCGCAACCTTGTAATGGAGAAGCTGCAACTTGGAGGACCCTCAACTCGATTAACAGAG TTGCTGGAAGAGCTCAGGAAGCAAAGTTCTATTGAAGTTCACCTCAATGAT TTGCGTAATGCACTTGCTACTCTCATGAGCGAGGGAGTGGTCGTTCTTCATGGAGACTGTGTCAAGAGGATATGA
- the LOC135674608 gene encoding peroxidase 72-like: MKCMDLPVSFLIIFSSLLSVAQCSGSGYLYPQFYQHSCPSAQAIVRSVVAKAVAREARMAASLLRLHFHDCFVKGCDASLLLDSSGTITSEKRSNPNRNSARGFEVVDEIKAALEKECPRTVSCADILALAARDSTVLTGGPSWEVPLGRRDSIGASIQGSNNNIPAPNNTLRTIITKFNLKGLDPVDLVALSGSHTIGDSRCTSFRQRLYNQTGDGRPDSTLDTTYAAQLRRRCPRSGGDQNLFPLDALSPGRFDNQYFKNLVARKGLLASDEVLFSGGSATTMRLVKWYAESEEAFFAQFAKSMVKMGNITPLTGNKGEIRKNCRRINH, translated from the exons atgaagTGCATGGATCTTCCTGTCAGCTTCCTCatcatattctcctctcttctGTCTGTCGCGCAGTGCAGCGGCAGCGGATACCTCTACCCGCAGTTCTACCAGCATTCATGCCCGAGTGCTCAAGCCATCGTGCGGTCGGTCGTCGCCAAGGCCGTCGCCAGAGAAGCCCGCATGGCTGCTTCCTTGCTTCGCCTCCACTTCCATGACTGCTTTGTGAAG GGCTGTGACGCGTCGCTTCTGCTGGACAGTAGCGGGACGATAACGAGCGAGAAGAGGTCGAACCCCAACCGGAACTCCGCGAGGGGGTTCGAGGTCGTCGACGAGATCAAGGCTGCACTGGAGAAGGAATGTCCGCGCACCGTGTCCTGCGCCGACATCCTTGCCCTCGCTGCAAGAGACTCCACTGTCCTG ACTGGTGGGCCGAGCTGGGAGGTTCCGCTGGGGAGGAGGGACTCCATAGGAGCGAGCATTCAAGGCTCCAACAACAACATCCCTGCTCCCAACAACACCCTTCGGACCATCATCACTAAGTTCAACCTCAAAGGCCTCGACCCCGTCGACCTCGTCGCTCTCTCAG GCAGCCACACGATCGGGGACTCGCGGTGCACCAGCTTCCGGCAACGGTTGTACAACcagacgggcgacgggcgaccggACTCCACTCTGGATACGACGTACGCCGCGCAGCTGCGCCGCCGCTGCCCGCGCTCCGGCGGCGACCAGAACCTGTTCCCCCTCGACGCACTGAGCCCCGGCAGGTTCGACAACCAGTACTTCAAGAACCTGGTTGCCAGGAAGGGCCTCCTCGCCTCCGACGAGGTCCTCTTCTCCGGCGGCAGCGCGACCACCATGCGGCTGGTGAAGTGGTACGCGGAGAGCGAAGAGGCATTCTTCGCGCAGTTCGCCAAGTCCATGGTGAAGATGGGCAACATCACACCTTTGACAGGGAACAAGGGAGAGATCAGGAAGAATTGCAGGAGGATTAACCATTGA